The Biomphalaria glabrata chromosome 17, xgBioGlab47.1, whole genome shotgun sequence genome segment cctcgcttgaccgtgacggcgtttccgggagatagacaccgcgcgaaggcgcgagttgaaagtccgggaaatcagcccaggtggtcaggtggattatgaaggggagattatcagagctcggcacatcaagggagattataccttgataatggctagtgctagacgcacagcgttgcccgaggcgttgagttgaatgggcactttgaagtgaccagccgctcccggaagaggggggggggtcaacggatgtttgccacgatagatggagggagtgtactcttgtcaagagtctagtgtgacacgtgtcaaggtggggatagtcaaatgtgacatcgctgccaaagggggtggggttggattggaggggtggtggctgtgtttttagcgcttgattggctaaattaataaaattgatgattaatagcgagtaaataaattaattaaatgcttagacctgagtgatatcttgagtgagctaaaacggatCGTCACAGTCTACTGCCATAGAATTCATTGTCTGTAGTTTAGCTTCGAAGGGATTTTAACCTCATCTACATTCATGAAATTTGGTGGCAGAGGGGGGTGGGGTGAGAAGGCAGATTTGAACCCTGAACCTAGCCCCCTGGCTATACCCAGGTTCCCCACCCATGTTTAAAACTcagttgtttttatgttttgttttgtttttgtttgtttttgtttttaaccataatattttttttccttctatttTTGGCAGCTTTTAGAAAATGAGTGACCACAAAGAGGAAAAACATAAAGAAGAGAAACATAAAGATGAGAAACACAAggatgaaaagaaaaaggatAAAGATGACAAGCACAAGGATGACAAGCACAAGGATGAGAAGAAGAAGGATAAGGATGATAAACACAAGGATGACAAGCACAAGGATGAGAAGAAAAAGGATGACAAACATAAGGATGAGAAACACAAGGATGAGAAACACAAGAAGGATTCAGAcgatgaaaagaagaaaaaggacAAAAAACATTAGCCACATTATCTTCTTCTATAACATTTATAATGGGTTCTAATGCCTGGCCAGAGGGCAGAACAATGCTTAATGTTGTTAGTCAATATTGTCCTCTTTATGTCTTAGCTACACTTCTAATCACAACTGATCTATAGACCTTTTTGCTGTCAATTGGCTTTAGACCAGTTTAATATATTTTACTACTTGCCTTCATATCAAAACATCATCctatttttagatctacatgAGTGAatgtttgttatatttattaGCAATTAGCATGTGATCATTGGATTAATTAAGAACTTCTGTCTGCATTGTAAAAACCACCATGACCTAAGTTCAACTTCTTTTACTATTATGAAAGTATATGGATCTATTCAGTACCAACAAAGtatcttcaaaatatatttaaatatgtgtAGTGATAATAACATCAAAATGATGTgtattacaaaaacaacaaaaatctcTTTAGAAAACATggctgtatttttgtttatagagGAGCTAAATACAAGTCTTTCTCACTGAATTAGTGAATAGTGAACATTCTAATATTCttgtgaaatatatttttatattgagaacagtttttaactttttgtttgtaatactctgtgtttttattttctaagctatttatatatatacatatatatacacacacatattttgtttcattcctTTTGATCTAAACATCTTATAAAGTGAtactttttattgaaaaaatataCACATTGAACTTGTATCAATGAGTTATTCACATTGATTGTGTGACAGAGTGTGAGGGAGAGATTCTGAAGACTTCTCATATGTTTATATCAACAAAGAGACTTCTCATATGTTTATATCAACAAAGTTAGCAatcaaaatacatttctttGCATGTTGGATAAATGAGACATTAAAGTAGGGATAATACAGTCAACCCATTTTGACACCATTAGTATAATCACTAAAcgtagagacacttcaggacagaagatgTGCGtgcgtgtcccgcatggttgggtcTGGGTCGAAGAAGAGaatcatttatttaaagataataccccccccccaaacagaaaaaaaaagttaaaggaAAGAACCGCCTTAAAATAAATACTGCAcattttatctccctttttgtatataaaacaaatttaattaattatcactaatcATTAAATTAACaggttatttttaaaattaattcatgtgCTATCACCGACAATGACTGATTTGCCAATATAAcctgtacaagatttgtaccagagaAGCAGAGTAGCAGAGAAGCAGAGAAGCAGAGTAGCAGAGAAGCAGAGAAGCAGAGCGAGTTGATAACAGCTTTGTTCTAAGACAAGTACTGGTAGCAATAATAcaggatggctgcttggtcatgtggtatgcactcttgagtctggactgtcattcaatAGTCTTGCTGACCTTCCCGCTGCCACCCCCCTCCCACCgttgtcctgctggaggtttagCTAGGATGTCCATTATCTTCAGATatgaagggacatccgaaacatgtcaaacattttagaaacaaaacgCCTCGATACAAGGTATTTATAAAAGGGAAAACAAAAGAGAGGTAACTCCTCTAACTAAGATtatcc includes the following:
- the LOC106071609 gene encoding putative uncharacterized protein DDB_G0292636, yielding MSDHKEEKHKEEKHKDEKHKDEKKKDKDDKHKDDKHKDEKKKDKDDKHKDDKHKDEKKKDDKHKDEKHKDEKHKKDSDDEKKKKDKKH